The following are from one region of the Flavobacteriales bacterium genome:
- a CDS encoding glycosyltransferase family 9 protein, with protein MEYKTIMISRTDSIGDVVLTLPMAGVIKKFYPNSKIIFLGKTYTKPVVALSEHIDEFINWDELQKTSNPVDELKKFNADVFIHVFPNKEIAKMVKAANIPLRIGTFGRLHHILTCNKKILFTRKKSDLHESQLNLKLLSPLGITQHVELDELATFYGFSKLPTLQAELKNSIDSNRKNIILHPKSKGSAKEWGLDNYLQLAELLPKDQFKVFISGTEEEGKLIGNTFKFDENIVSLIGKLSLTDFIAFIANTDGLVAASTGPLHIAAALNKKAIGLYSPKRPIHPGRWKPVGQHAQAVVFEPTCEKCSKGLDCDCISKIEPKTVIKLLSK; from the coding sequence ATGGAGTATAAAACCATAATGATAAGCCGAACCGATAGTATTGGCGATGTGGTGCTTACATTGCCAATGGCTGGTGTAATAAAAAAGTTTTATCCCAACTCAAAAATTATTTTTTTAGGAAAAACGTACACTAAACCTGTTGTAGCATTAAGTGAACACATTGATGAATTTATAAATTGGGACGAATTACAAAAAACATCAAATCCAGTTGATGAATTGAAAAAGTTTAATGCTGATGTTTTTATTCATGTCTTTCCAAATAAAGAAATAGCCAAAATGGTAAAAGCTGCAAACATTCCGCTACGAATTGGAACATTTGGAAGGCTACACCATATACTTACTTGTAATAAAAAAATACTTTTTACACGTAAAAAATCCGATTTACACGAAAGTCAACTTAATTTAAAACTCTTATCTCCTTTGGGTATAACTCAACACGTTGAGTTAGATGAATTAGCCACTTTTTACGGTTTTTCTAAATTACCAACACTTCAAGCTGAATTAAAAAATAGCATTGACAGTAATCGAAAGAACATTATTCTTCATCCAAAATCGAAAGGAAGTGCTAAAGAATGGGGCTTAGACAACTATTTACAATTAGCCGAGTTATTACCAAAAGACCAATTTAAAGTGTTTATTTCAGGGACAGAAGAAGAGGGTAAACTAATTGGCAACACTTTTAAGTTTGACGAAAATATTGTTTCGCTTATCGGTAAATTAAGCTTAACTGATTTTATAGCTTTTATTGCAAACACAGATGGATTAGTTGCTGCAAGCACAGGTCCATTGCATATTGCTGCAGCTTTAAATAAAAAAGCAATTGGTTTATATTCGCCAAAACGACCCATTCATCCTGGAAGATGGAAACCTGTCGGGCAACATGCTCAAGCCGTGGTTTTTGAGCCAACTTGCGAAAAATGTTCGAAAGGATTGGATTGTGATTGCATCAGTAAAATTGAGCCAAAAACCGTTATAAAATTGCTTTCAAAATAA